One genomic region from Streptomyces sp. NBC_00457 encodes:
- a CDS encoding ABC transporter substrate-binding protein has protein sequence MRKTVALVGVGLLTATATACGGGTQAAGGDKTLTLAESVTATPWDLAKASMGPESQYYQPVYDTLLRLDTKGQPTPNLATSWSYDKAQTTLTLKLREGVKFTDGTALDADAVRKSLLHTKSGTASAAGEIQDITGVDVVDTHTVAIKLSHPTAALLPALGQVSGMIAGPKALEDPRTPVGSGPYKLDTGATTAGQTYTYTRNPDYWNAKAFPYDKIVVKYLADPTARTNALLSGQLDGATLSLNRVKTVKGRGLNVVTYQPGDIEGLYIWDRAGKKVPALGKLKVRQALNHAFDRDAIIKSAKTGLGTPTTQLFAKGEDGHKAALDDAYSYDPAKAKKLLGEAGYPNGFSLTIPDLSANFPQEQAVLNQSLKDIGITVKLDTLPTDQIFSAMLAGKYAMSYFKLGAPTAWDKVQLELTKKSTWNPFKYDDPKADDLITRIGEATGTQREALFEELNTYVVDQAWNAPWSVIANAYATAKDVKVTPQPGSQYPPIYNYAPAN, from the coding sequence ATGCGCAAAACAGTGGCACTCGTCGGCGTCGGACTCCTGACCGCGACGGCGACCGCCTGCGGAGGCGGCACCCAGGCCGCCGGCGGCGACAAGACCCTCACGCTCGCCGAGTCCGTCACGGCAACGCCGTGGGACCTGGCCAAGGCGAGCATGGGACCCGAATCCCAGTACTACCAGCCGGTCTACGACACCCTGCTCCGGCTCGACACCAAGGGGCAGCCCACCCCGAACCTGGCCACGTCGTGGTCGTACGACAAGGCCCAGACGACCCTGACGCTGAAGCTGCGCGAAGGGGTGAAGTTCACCGACGGCACCGCCCTCGACGCGGACGCGGTCAGGAAGAGCCTGCTGCACACCAAGAGCGGCACGGCCTCCGCCGCCGGGGAGATCCAGGACATCACCGGCGTCGACGTCGTCGACACGCACACGGTCGCCATCAAGCTGAGCCACCCCACAGCGGCCCTGCTGCCCGCGCTCGGCCAGGTCTCCGGCATGATCGCCGGCCCCAAGGCGCTGGAAGACCCCAGGACTCCGGTCGGCTCCGGCCCGTACAAACTGGACACGGGCGCGACCACGGCCGGGCAGACGTACACCTACACCCGAAACCCCGACTACTGGAACGCGAAGGCCTTCCCCTACGACAAGATCGTCGTCAAGTACCTGGCCGACCCGACCGCGCGCACCAACGCCCTGCTGTCCGGCCAGCTCGACGGAGCCACTCTCAGCCTCAACCGGGTCAAGACCGTCAAGGGCCGGGGCCTGAACGTCGTCACCTACCAGCCCGGCGACATCGAGGGCCTGTACATCTGGGACCGAGCCGGCAAGAAGGTGCCCGCCCTCGGCAAACTGAAGGTCCGTCAGGCCCTCAACCACGCCTTCGACAGGGACGCCATCATCAAGTCGGCCAAGACCGGCCTCGGCACGCCAACCACCCAGCTGTTCGCCAAGGGCGAGGACGGCCACAAGGCCGCTCTGGACGACGCGTACTCGTACGACCCGGCGAAGGCCAAGAAGCTGCTCGGGGAGGCCGGATACCCCAACGGCTTCTCCCTCACCATCCCGGACCTCTCCGCGAACTTCCCGCAGGAGCAAGCCGTGCTCAACCAGTCACTCAAGGACATCGGCATCACGGTCAAGCTGGACACCCTGCCCACCGACCAGATCTTCAGTGCCATGCTCGCCGGAAAGTACGCGATGTCGTACTTCAAGCTGGGCGCGCCCACGGCCTGGGACAAGGTGCAGCTGGAGCTGACGAAGAAGTCGACCTGGAACCCCTTCAAGTACGACGACCCGAAGGCCGACGACCTCATCACCCGCATCGGCGAAGCCACCGGGACCCAGCGGGAAGCCCTCTTCGAGGAACTCAACACCTACGTCGTCGACCAGGCCTGGAACGCGCCCTGGAGCGTCATCGCCAACGCGTACGCGACCGCGAAGGACGTGAAGGTGACGCCGCAGCCCGGCTCCCAGTACCCGCCGATCTACAACTACGCGCCGGCGAACTAG
- a CDS encoding ABC transporter permease, with protein sequence MLVFLFRRIAAGAVLVVVVATATFLLLSLTGTDVARNVLGETASRSAVAAKSHELGLDQPLMERYWRWIEQAAQGNLGSSWFTGDSVNQSVTDTVPVTLSVVVAGMLLAAVFSVVLGAAAALRGGWVDRVVQFAAVLGTAVPSFLLALVLAVTLAVRLGWLPATGYVPLGTSGTGWLRSITLPALSLAVGATAATAMQVRGALIDVLRADFVRTLRSRGLTTRSVVFRHALRNAAPPALTVLALQFIGLIGGAVVVEKVFGLPGIGTLANSAAVRGDAPVLLGTVVVVVVIVVAVNLLLDVAYGWLNPKVRVS encoded by the coding sequence GTGCTTGTCTTCCTGTTCCGGCGCATCGCCGCCGGCGCCGTCCTGGTGGTCGTCGTGGCCACCGCGACATTCCTGCTGCTCAGTCTCACGGGCACCGATGTGGCCCGCAACGTCCTGGGCGAGACGGCTTCGCGGTCCGCGGTGGCCGCCAAGAGCCACGAACTGGGCCTGGACCAGCCCTTGATGGAGCGCTACTGGCGCTGGATCGAACAGGCCGCGCAGGGAAACCTGGGCAGCTCGTGGTTCACCGGCGACTCGGTGAACCAGTCCGTGACGGACACGGTCCCGGTCACCCTGTCCGTGGTGGTGGCCGGCATGCTCCTCGCGGCGGTGTTCAGCGTGGTGCTGGGCGCCGCGGCGGCGCTGCGCGGCGGCTGGGTGGACCGCGTGGTGCAGTTCGCCGCCGTGCTGGGCACAGCGGTACCCAGCTTCCTGCTCGCCCTGGTCCTCGCGGTCACCCTGGCCGTCCGCCTCGGCTGGCTGCCCGCCACCGGCTATGTCCCCCTCGGGACCTCCGGGACCGGCTGGCTGCGCTCGATCACCCTGCCCGCCCTGTCCCTCGCGGTCGGCGCGACCGCGGCCACCGCCATGCAGGTGCGCGGCGCCCTGATCGACGTCCTGCGCGCCGACTTCGTCCGCACCCTGCGCAGCCGGGGCCTGACCACGCGCAGTGTCGTGTTCCGGCACGCCCTGCGCAACGCGGCGCCGCCTGCCCTGACCGTGCTCGCCCTGCAGTTCATCGGTCTGATCGGCGGCGCGGTCGTCGTGGAGAAGGTGTTCGGCCTGCCCGGCATCGGCACCCTCGCCAACTCGGCCGCCGTACGCGGCGACGCGCCCGTGCTGCTCGGCACGGTCGTGGTGGTCGTCGTCATCGTCGTCGCCGTCAATCTGCTGCTGGACGTCGCCTACGGCTGGCTCAACCCGAAGGTGCGTGTCTCATGA
- a CDS encoding dipeptide/oligopeptide/nickel ABC transporter permease/ATP-binding protein, whose translation MTTASSQRDGLLRRMLRDPLAVVCLAVLALVVVVSLAAPLLTDQAPDRSTLTDTLAPMSGSHPLGGDGVGRDVLARLLYGGRTSLLGGTLAVLVAFAVGAPLGLVSGFYRGWFDALAGWLVNVIMAVPAIIVMLVVMAAVSQDLNVAMIVLGVIMAPMVFRLIRASVLAVREELYVDAARVSGLGDARIMRRHILPVVSAPSVVQATQVFALAIGIQAGLAFLGLGKASQASWGAMLGDAFTNVYTAPVLLAWPGIAMSVTILASSLLGNAVRDTLGTAAPRVVKRRKPVVRTAPAPGTFPDRLLTVEGLRVAYGEKTVVDGVSLTVTRGEVLGLVGESGSGKSQTAFSVLGLLPNEAEVTADQLAFDGKELLSLDLAALNALRGRGIGYIPQEPMSNLDPCFRIGAQLVEPMRKHLALSRAEARTKALELLARVGIPDPERVFRSYPHQISGGMAQRVLIAGAVSCDPQLLIADEPTTALDVTVQAEVLDLMRSLQQERDMGMILVTHDFGVVADICDRVAVMRQGRIVETAPARQIFASPEHDYTRVLLDSTLEGGPARGELRVPGRPFKEVTS comes from the coding sequence ATGACCACCGCGTCGTCCCAACGGGACGGCCTGCTGCGCCGGATGCTGCGTGATCCGCTGGCCGTCGTCTGTCTGGCCGTCCTGGCCCTGGTCGTCGTCGTGAGTCTTGCGGCACCCCTGCTCACCGACCAGGCCCCCGATCGCAGCACTCTGACTGACACGCTGGCTCCCATGTCGGGCTCCCACCCCCTCGGAGGCGACGGCGTGGGCCGGGACGTCCTGGCCCGGCTGCTGTACGGCGGCCGCACCAGCCTCCTCGGCGGCACCCTCGCCGTCCTTGTCGCCTTCGCGGTCGGCGCACCGCTCGGCCTGGTCAGCGGCTTCTACCGGGGCTGGTTCGACGCGTTGGCCGGCTGGCTCGTCAACGTCATCATGGCCGTGCCCGCGATCATCGTGATGTTGGTGGTGATGGCGGCCGTCTCACAGGACCTCAACGTCGCGATGATCGTCCTCGGCGTGATCATGGCACCGATGGTCTTCCGCCTCATCCGCGCCTCGGTCCTCGCCGTCCGCGAGGAGCTGTACGTCGACGCAGCCCGGGTCTCCGGGCTCGGCGACGCGCGCATCATGCGCCGGCACATCCTGCCCGTGGTGAGCGCGCCGTCCGTTGTCCAGGCGACCCAGGTGTTCGCCCTGGCGATCGGCATCCAGGCAGGCCTCGCCTTCCTGGGCCTGGGCAAGGCGTCCCAGGCCAGCTGGGGCGCGATGCTGGGCGATGCCTTCACCAATGTCTACACCGCACCCGTGCTGTTGGCGTGGCCGGGCATCGCGATGAGCGTGACCATCCTGGCGTCCAGCCTGCTGGGCAACGCGGTGCGGGACACGCTGGGCACGGCCGCACCTCGGGTCGTCAAGCGGCGGAAGCCGGTCGTGCGCACCGCACCGGCTCCCGGGACCTTCCCGGACCGGCTCCTGACTGTGGAGGGGCTGCGCGTCGCCTACGGCGAGAAGACCGTCGTCGACGGAGTGAGCCTCACCGTGACACGCGGCGAAGTCCTCGGCCTGGTGGGGGAGTCCGGTTCCGGCAAGAGCCAGACCGCGTTCTCCGTCCTCGGACTGCTGCCCAACGAGGCCGAGGTGACGGCCGACCAACTGGCGTTCGACGGCAAGGAGTTGCTGAGTCTCGACCTCGCCGCCCTTAACGCCCTGCGCGGGCGCGGCATCGGCTACATCCCCCAGGAGCCGATGTCCAACCTCGACCCCTGCTTCCGTATCGGCGCCCAGCTCGTGGAGCCGATGCGCAAACACCTGGCGCTGTCCCGGGCCGAGGCGCGCACCAAGGCGCTCGAACTCCTCGCGCGGGTCGGCATCCCGGATCCGGAGCGCGTGTTCAGGTCGTACCCGCACCAGATCTCCGGCGGCATGGCCCAGCGCGTCCTGATCGCGGGCGCCGTGTCCTGCGATCCGCAGTTGCTGATCGCCGACGAGCCGACGACCGCGCTCGACGTGACGGTCCAGGCGGAGGTGCTGGACCTGATGCGCTCGCTCCAACAGGAGCGCGACATGGGGATGATCCTCGTCACCCACGACTTCGGTGTGGTGGCCGACATCTGCGACAGGGTCGCGGTGATGCGGCAGGGCCGCATCGTGGAGACCGCTCCGGCCCGGCAGATCTTCGCATCCCCCGAGCACGACTACACGCGCGTGCTCCTCGACTCGACGCTCGAAGGCGGGCCCGCACGCGGCGAACTGCGCGTTCCCGGCCGGCCCTTCAAGGAGGTGACGTCATGA
- a CDS encoding ATP-binding cassette domain-containing protein: MTAQTSEASSDSPLLELDDVVVEYPGKGRRKKPFRVLHGVSLSIAPGETLGLVGESGSGKTTLGRAVLGLAPVTGGEIQYAGRTVSRLGKRERRALSKDIQVVFQDPFTSLNPAMTVMDILTEPLLVTGVARADAEARVQKLLDHVHLPQDAARRLPREFSGGQRQRIAIARALCRDPRLIVCDEPVSALDLTTQARVLDLFIEIQEATGVAYLFVTHDLSVVRHISHRVAVLYRGDIVETGGAAQVTERPEHPYTKRLLLAAPVPDPERQAERRAERLKAAAS; the protein is encoded by the coding sequence ATGACCGCACAGACCTCCGAGGCCTCCTCGGACTCCCCGCTCCTCGAACTCGACGACGTCGTCGTGGAGTATCCGGGAAAGGGGCGCCGCAAGAAGCCGTTCCGTGTCCTGCATGGCGTCTCCCTGTCCATCGCGCCCGGTGAGACGCTCGGCCTGGTCGGCGAGTCCGGCTCGGGCAAGACGACACTGGGCCGGGCCGTACTCGGTCTCGCACCGGTCACCGGTGGTGAGATCCAGTACGCGGGGCGGACGGTCTCCCGGCTTGGCAAGCGGGAGCGGCGCGCGCTCAGCAAGGACATCCAGGTCGTCTTCCAGGACCCGTTCACCTCCCTGAACCCCGCCATGACGGTGATGGACATCCTCACCGAGCCGCTGCTTGTCACCGGCGTCGCCCGCGCCGACGCCGAAGCCCGGGTGCAGAAACTGCTCGACCACGTCCACCTTCCGCAGGACGCGGCCCGCCGACTGCCCCGGGAGTTCTCCGGCGGCCAGCGCCAGCGCATCGCCATCGCGCGTGCCCTGTGCCGAGACCCCCGGCTGATCGTCTGCGACGAACCTGTCAGCGCCCTGGACCTTACGACCCAGGCCCGGGTGCTCGACCTGTTCATCGAGATCCAGGAAGCGACCGGCGTGGCGTATCTCTTCGTCACCCACGACCTGTCCGTCGTCCGGCACATCAGCCACCGCGTGGCGGTGCTCTACCGCGGTGACATCGTGGAGACCGGAGGCGCGGCTCAGGTCACGGAGCGGCCCGAACACCCCTATACGAAGCGGCTGTTGCTCGCCGCGCCGGTGCCCGACCCCGAGCGGCAGGCCGAGCGGCGTGCGGAACGGCTGAAGGCGGCCGCCTCATGA
- a CDS encoding nuclear transport factor 2 family protein: protein MTDVADTRVVDTLTRYLALCDVPAGVHGELGDLFTEDAVWEGGGSAYADKFGRTEGREAIVVMLAAYLPPSPHFRSNVHLLFPGTVDVDAENGTARGSWPMQQLSRYESGDTEVMVARLDVTFRLDPDQPRISAFRTERLFTAPLLGER, encoded by the coding sequence ATGACCGACGTGGCCGACACCCGCGTGGTCGACACCCTCACCCGCTACCTCGCCCTCTGCGACGTACCCGCCGGCGTGCACGGAGAGCTGGGGGACCTCTTCACCGAGGACGCGGTCTGGGAGGGCGGCGGCAGCGCGTACGCCGACAAGTTCGGCCGCACCGAGGGCCGGGAGGCGATCGTCGTGATGCTGGCGGCCTACCTGCCGCCCAGCCCCCACTTCCGTTCGAACGTGCACCTGCTGTTCCCCGGCACCGTCGACGTCGACGCGGAGAACGGGACGGCGCGAGGCAGTTGGCCGATGCAGCAGCTCTCGCGGTACGAGTCGGGGGACACCGAAGTCATGGTCGCCCGGCTCGACGTGACCTTCCGGCTCGACCCGGACCAGCCCCGTATCTCCGCTTTCCGCACCGAACGACTCTTCACCGCACCGCTGTTGGGGGAGCGATGA
- a CDS encoding response regulator transcription factor: MCLVYILDDDEELSESLAWLLESVGIRSERFGDTATFLRSYDRDRPACLILDVRMPELSGFDVQRILNDAGAPLPVVFVSAHGDIRMSVRALQRGAVDFLEKPYDPQHLLDVVQAARRTARERFERAAGQRALRARLDGLTAREREVLALSAEGIANKQIASRLGISAKTVDVHRARIREKTGTDSIATLVGETVRLGLPVTGREAPP; encoded by the coding sequence ATGTGTCTCGTGTACATCCTCGACGACGACGAGGAGCTGAGCGAATCGCTCGCCTGGCTCCTGGAGTCCGTCGGTATCCGCTCCGAGCGCTTCGGGGACACGGCAACCTTTCTGCGCTCCTACGACCGGGACCGGCCCGCCTGCCTGATCCTCGACGTCCGCATGCCCGAACTCAGCGGTTTCGACGTGCAACGGATCCTCAACGACGCGGGCGCGCCGCTGCCCGTCGTCTTCGTGTCCGCGCACGGTGACATCCGGATGTCGGTGCGCGCCCTGCAGCGCGGCGCCGTCGACTTCCTGGAGAAGCCGTACGACCCCCAGCACCTGCTCGACGTCGTGCAGGCCGCCCGGCGGACCGCCCGGGAGCGCTTCGAGCGGGCCGCCGGGCAGCGCGCGCTACGCGCCCGGCTGGACGGACTCACAGCCCGCGAACGGGAGGTGCTCGCGCTGTCCGCCGAGGGCATCGCGAACAAGCAGATCGCGTCACGGCTCGGCATCAGCGCCAAGACCGTGGACGTCCACCGGGCCCGTATCCGGGAGAAGACCGGCACCGACAGCATCGCCACGCTTGTCGGCGAAACAGTTCGGCTGGGCCTGCCGGTCACAGGACGGGAGGCACCGCCGTGA
- a CDS encoding ATP-binding protein, which produces MNPVAIGPADFGALMQSLKYCVLLHDARTYDILWANRAACELLGRPVDELRPLKAPDMSKNARQYSRELGHRWLRRAVEDGVSATEWCYRSKRGEEILTEAIAIRVDLPGRAVVMVQFRDIAEEKAVRRDLSRTESRLRTFLGSLAEGIVVLDDANHVLFASESAVRLLGEDLPGADFADYCPDGPVPASEGRHRFAAPGAAPRWYAATCQHIEIESDLRGRMLLFYDITDRVRAEEEHRRDTQHVDHLARYNAMGDMAMAIAHEVSQPLAAAYNFVEGARGRLGTGTGNGTDTDGTGTGSVDESVAWGLDNAVRQIERARRILASLRQYVGRLEQSERLADLNTVVRDCAYFIELRAQEHAVAVEFDLTDEPLPVRCETVLIGQVVMNLAFNAVEEMARWPQPERRVHIATRAVDGGAAEVSVRDWGQGLPPDERIFDGVFTSKENGSGIGLALSHRIITRHGGRLTAGANRPRGAVFRFRLPAAGTRTDPSWPLDTSTPPSSTEPAPPPSRTRHSSSTTTD; this is translated from the coding sequence GTGAACCCCGTCGCCATCGGCCCCGCCGACTTCGGGGCGCTGATGCAGTCCCTGAAGTACTGCGTCCTGCTGCACGACGCCCGCACCTACGACATCCTCTGGGCGAACCGGGCCGCGTGCGAGCTGCTCGGCCGGCCCGTCGACGAGCTCAGGCCGCTCAAGGCACCGGACATGAGCAAGAACGCCCGCCAGTACAGCCGTGAACTGGGCCACCGCTGGCTCCGGCGCGCGGTCGAGGACGGCGTCAGCGCCACCGAGTGGTGCTACCGGTCCAAGCGCGGCGAGGAGATCCTGACCGAGGCGATCGCGATCCGGGTCGACCTGCCGGGACGGGCCGTGGTCATGGTGCAGTTCCGTGACATCGCCGAGGAGAAGGCGGTGCGGCGCGACCTGTCCCGCACCGAGAGCAGGCTGCGCACCTTCCTGGGCTCCCTCGCCGAGGGCATAGTCGTCCTCGACGACGCGAACCATGTCCTCTTCGCCAGCGAATCGGCCGTACGGCTGCTCGGTGAGGACCTCCCGGGAGCGGACTTCGCGGACTACTGCCCCGACGGGCCCGTACCGGCGTCCGAGGGCCGCCACCGCTTCGCCGCACCCGGCGCCGCGCCCCGCTGGTACGCCGCGACATGCCAGCACATCGAGATCGAGAGCGATCTGCGCGGCCGGATGCTGCTCTTCTACGACATCACCGACCGGGTCCGTGCCGAGGAGGAGCACCGTCGCGACACCCAGCACGTCGACCATCTCGCCCGGTACAACGCGATGGGCGACATGGCGATGGCGATCGCCCACGAGGTGAGCCAGCCGCTCGCCGCCGCGTACAACTTCGTCGAGGGAGCGCGCGGCCGGCTCGGCACCGGTACAGGCAACGGCACCGATACCGACGGCACCGGCACCGGCTCCGTCGACGAGTCCGTCGCCTGGGGCCTGGACAACGCCGTCCGCCAGATCGAACGCGCGCGGCGGATCCTGGCCAGCCTGCGGCAGTACGTGGGCCGGCTGGAGCAGTCGGAGCGGCTCGCCGACCTCAACACGGTGGTGCGCGACTGCGCCTACTTCATCGAGCTGCGCGCCCAGGAACACGCGGTGGCCGTCGAGTTCGACCTCACCGACGAACCGCTGCCGGTGCGCTGCGAGACCGTCCTCATCGGCCAGGTCGTCATGAATCTCGCCTTCAACGCCGTTGAGGAGATGGCCCGATGGCCGCAACCTGAGCGCCGGGTGCACATCGCCACCCGCGCGGTCGACGGCGGGGCCGCCGAAGTCTCCGTCCGCGACTGGGGCCAGGGCCTGCCACCCGACGAGCGGATCTTCGACGGCGTCTTCACGTCCAAGGAGAACGGCAGCGGCATCGGCCTGGCCCTGAGCCACCGCATCATCACCCGCCACGGCGGTCGCCTCACCGCCGGCGCCAACAGGCCGCGCGGAGCGGTCTTCCGCTTCAGGCTGCCGGCGGCCGGAACACGAACGGACCCTTCATGGCCACTCGATACCAGCACGCCTCCCTCATCGACGGAACCGGCGCCGCCCCCGTCCCGGACGCGGCACTCGTCGTCGACGACGACGGACTGA